In Nocardioides cavernae, a single genomic region encodes these proteins:
- a CDS encoding SRPBCC family protein, which translates to MTTTSPRPTGRREERHGETFLVFDRTFRAPIEDVWAAVTESDRLVRWIGEWSGDPASGSVTFRMTAEGDDVADETIWIDECVPPRRLVMRSAQPVEPDLLWAWEIDLVEADGTTTLSFAQGVTDVELAESVGPGWDYYLDRMVAAEAGQDLAAIDFDDYYPAFKDHYRAELA; encoded by the coding sequence ATGACCACCACCAGCCCCCGCCCCACCGGTCGCCGCGAGGAGCGGCACGGCGAGACGTTCCTCGTCTTCGACCGGACGTTCCGCGCCCCGATCGAGGACGTGTGGGCGGCCGTGACCGAGTCCGACCGTCTCGTCCGCTGGATCGGGGAGTGGAGCGGCGACCCGGCGAGCGGGTCGGTCACCTTCAGGATGACGGCCGAGGGCGACGACGTGGCCGACGAGACGATCTGGATCGACGAGTGCGTCCCACCTCGACGTCTCGTGATGCGGTCCGCGCAGCCCGTGGAGCCCGACCTGCTGTGGGCCTGGGAGATCGACCTCGTCGAGGCCGACGGCACCACGACCCTCTCCTTCGCCCAGGGCGTCACCGACGTGGAGCTCGCCGAGAGCGTCGGGCCGGGCTGGGACTACTACCTCGACCGCATGGTCGCCGCGGAGGCCGGCCAGGACCTCGCCGCGATCGACTTCGACGACTACTACCCGGCGTTCAAGGACCACTACCGGGCCGAGCTCGCCTGA
- a CDS encoding penicillin-binding transpeptidase domain-containing protein, whose amino-acid sequence MGLLRLGVGVGLSVVMVTTSACSLLGGDEGPQAADTADELAVALSGHSLGEVPLTSEDARAAFADLVEPLEEVPVAVEVTDVQQVEEEGRADATLAWRWDVTDTTPWEYETTVRLSQDEDGWKVDWAPDALAPDLADGDTLGLRTLPPVRGDITGADGAVLVTERPVLRYGLDKTKVQGPQVARSARRIARVLDVDVASYVERAEVMGAEAFVEALVLREDDALDVLPGFAKIRGALAVRDTMPLASTREFAAALLGRVGPATAEVVEASEGRIVAGDEVGLSGLQARYDEQLRGVPGASVVARDADDQLRTLAEVPATDGADLVTTLDPALQQKGEDVLATLGEGAPAAALVAIRPSDGAVLASANGAGAEGADLAMTGQYAPGSTFKVVTSLALLRSGMGVDDVVSCPATTVVDGRSFKNYDDYPASALGDITLTQAIAQSCNTALIGNADRLADGDLAAAAQALGLGTDHDLGFPVYFGQVPPPETATGAAADMIGQGTVLASPFAMATVAASVRAGRAVLPVLLPDHQVEQVVPGMPLTGPESGTLRGLMRAVVTTGSGRFLQDVPGEVGAKTGTAEFGQPDASGALPTHTWMIATRGDLAVAVFVETGVSGSQTAGPVLEAFLR is encoded by the coding sequence ATGGGGTTGCTGCGTCTCGGGGTCGGTGTCGGTCTGTCGGTGGTCATGGTGACCACCTCGGCGTGCTCGCTGCTGGGTGGCGACGAGGGACCGCAGGCCGCCGACACCGCCGACGAACTCGCCGTCGCGCTCTCGGGGCACTCCCTCGGCGAGGTCCCGCTGACGAGCGAGGACGCCCGCGCCGCCTTCGCCGACCTGGTCGAGCCCCTCGAGGAGGTGCCCGTCGCCGTCGAGGTCACCGACGTCCAGCAGGTCGAGGAGGAGGGCCGGGCGGACGCCACGCTCGCCTGGAGGTGGGACGTCACCGACACCACCCCGTGGGAGTACGAGACGACAGTCCGGCTGTCGCAGGACGAGGACGGCTGGAAGGTCGACTGGGCGCCCGACGCGCTGGCGCCCGACCTCGCCGACGGCGACACCCTCGGCCTGCGCACGCTCCCGCCGGTGCGCGGTGACATCACCGGGGCCGACGGCGCGGTGCTGGTGACCGAGCGGCCGGTGCTGCGCTACGGGCTCGACAAGACCAAGGTCCAGGGGCCGCAGGTCGCCCGGAGCGCCCGACGGATCGCGCGGGTCCTCGACGTCGACGTGGCGTCGTACGTCGAGCGCGCGGAGGTGATGGGCGCCGAGGCCTTCGTCGAGGCGCTCGTGCTGCGCGAGGACGACGCGCTCGACGTGCTGCCCGGCTTCGCGAAGATCCGCGGCGCACTGGCCGTGCGCGACACCATGCCGCTCGCCTCGACGCGCGAGTTCGCCGCGGCGCTGCTCGGCCGCGTCGGCCCTGCGACGGCTGAGGTCGTCGAGGCCTCGGAGGGTCGCATCGTCGCCGGCGACGAGGTCGGACTCTCCGGCCTGCAGGCCCGCTACGACGAGCAGCTGCGGGGCGTGCCCGGTGCGTCCGTCGTCGCCCGCGACGCCGACGACCAGCTGCGCACCCTTGCCGAGGTCCCGGCCACCGACGGGGCCGACCTCGTGACCACCCTCGACCCGGCGCTTCAGCAGAAGGGCGAGGACGTGCTGGCCACCCTCGGCGAGGGTGCGCCGGCGGCGGCCCTCGTGGCGATCCGGCCCTCCGACGGCGCGGTCCTGGCGAGCGCCAACGGTGCCGGTGCGGAGGGCGCCGACCTCGCCATGACGGGGCAGTACGCCCCCGGCTCGACGTTCAAGGTGGTCACGTCGCTCGCGCTGCTGCGCAGTGGGATGGGGGTGGACGACGTCGTGTCGTGCCCCGCAACGACGGTCGTCGACGGCCGGTCGTTCAAGAACTACGACGACTACCCGGCCTCCGCGCTCGGCGACATCACCCTGACCCAGGCCATCGCCCAGTCCTGCAACACCGCCCTGATCGGCAACGCCGACCGCCTCGCCGACGGCGACCTGGCGGCGGCCGCCCAGGCCCTCGGGCTCGGCACCGACCACGACCTCGGCTTCCCGGTCTACTTCGGCCAGGTCCCGCCGCCGGAGACCGCGACGGGCGCGGCGGCCGACATGATCGGCCAGGGCACCGTGCTCGCCAGCCCCTTCGCGATGGCCACGGTCGCCGCGTCGGTACGGGCCGGCCGGGCCGTGCTGCCGGTGCTGCTGCCGGACCACCAGGTCGAGCAGGTGGTTCCGGGCATGCCGCTCACGGGTCCCGAGTCGGGCACCCTCCGCGGGCTGATGCGCGCCGTGGTCACCACCGGGTCGGGCCGCTTCCTCCAGGACGTGCCGGGCGAGGTGGGCGCGAAGACCGGCACCGCGGAGTTCGGCCAGCCCGACGCCTCAGGGGCGCTCCCGACGCACACGTGGATGATCGCGACGCGGGGCGACCTCGCCGTCGCGGTGTTCGTCGAGACCGGCGTCTCGGGGTCGCAGACCGCGGGCCCGGTGCTCGAGGCGTTCCTGCGCTGA
- a CDS encoding spermidine synthase: MVSPESVQSVEIARAESTRGEVVLRRRTNGTGADVLELRVNGVFVMDTLETTSEIELAAQALELVEDPSTVLVGGLGLGFTLQRVLADPRVERAVVVEIEETLVQWMRDGTVPHGPALLADTRATVVNADIAMAIAEARSTYDLVLLDVDNGPGYLVHQRNEAVYQEEFLRRCRDVLGPGGVLVVWSANAAPDLLAALRTVFGAAEEQAHDVLLQDRPEEYFLYLARR, encoded by the coding sequence ATGGTGAGCCCCGAGAGCGTCCAGAGCGTGGAGATCGCCCGGGCCGAGAGCACCCGCGGCGAGGTGGTGCTGCGGCGGCGTACGAACGGCACCGGCGCCGACGTGCTCGAGCTCCGCGTCAACGGGGTGTTCGTGATGGACACCCTCGAGACCACGAGCGAGATCGAGCTGGCCGCGCAGGCGCTCGAGCTGGTCGAGGATCCGTCCACCGTGCTCGTCGGCGGGCTCGGGCTGGGCTTCACCCTGCAGCGGGTGCTCGCCGATCCCCGCGTCGAGCGGGCGGTCGTGGTCGAGATCGAGGAGACCCTGGTGCAGTGGATGCGCGACGGGACGGTGCCGCACGGGCCCGCCCTGCTGGCCGACACGCGCGCCACCGTCGTCAACGCCGACATCGCCATGGCGATCGCCGAGGCCCGCTCGACCTACGACCTGGTGCTCCTCGACGTCGACAACGGTCCTGGCTACCTGGTGCACCAGCGCAACGAGGCGGTCTACCAGGAGGAGTTCCTCCGCCGGTGCCGCGACGTCCTCGGTCCGGGTGGCGTGCTCGTGGTGTGGTCGGCCAACGCCGCGCCGGACCTGCTCGCGGCGCTCCGCACTGTGTTCGGCGCCGCGGAGGAGCAGGCCCACGACGTGCTGCTGCAGGACCGGCCGGAGGAGTACTTCCTCTACCTCGCCCGCCGCTGA